The Mastacembelus armatus chromosome 4, fMasArm1.2, whole genome shotgun sequence genome segment CCATGACTTGTGGCCCTGCCCTGTGAAAGCAAAGAGAGAATAAGTCTAAATCCAATGGGATGTGATGCTTACACTGATAATTTAATTTTCTAACACGTTGACTCCAGTGTTTTAAAACAAGGTAAATTACATGCAAAAGTTCAGATAAGTTGATAATTACCTTTATAAAACTACAGCACAGtaacatttacagcagcaggtgTCACTTACTCTTGCGTTGAGCCTCTGCCTCTCTGTTGTCTCCAGCTGTTATATCCACACTGGTGGCAGGATTTTCTGCGTGGCTCAGCTGCTCTGTGTTAAAACTGTCGTTCCTTGGTCTGTGGCCATGGCTGCAAAATTGTGGAATTATAAGATGGCAAATATATTCAAGGTAGCATTTGTAATAGTTTTATGTACATTTTCTAAAGGAATAGTTCCTCAGTTTGGAAAAGATACTTATTCACGACATTGAGAGTTAGATGTCAAGATTGATAACTGTGTCTGTAAGGGAAGTATAAAGCTATAGACAGCAGTTAGTGTAGCTGTCCTCTGTCCTGAGGTAACAAAACCCACAAATAAACCAGAACCACTGCTGTTTACAAAATGAATGTACTGCACCCACACAAACCAGAGTGTAAAAATGGGTTTTAGTGGAGATATAGCAGCAAATTATTTATTAGCTTGTCTCTTGTCTCTGAGACTGCCAGACAACCAGTAAAAAGACCCCAGAGACATGAAGGTGGATTTCTGAGTTGTTTGGACAGAACCAGACAAGCTGTTCACTCCTgtgtccagtctttatgctgtAGCTACAAATCTAGTTCActgacagaacaatatcaaactTCTAATTCTCAAAGAAAGTCAATCAGCGTCAACATGTTCAACTTTCAGTGGAAAACCTAGGTAGCTCTTACTGTGATGATGAGCTGGATGGGGAGTAGGCCTCAAATGTGTAGTAGACATTCGGCTGCTCTGGTAGCTGCAGGTCCCGGACATGGGCGGCGTACTGCTGCCCTGGGTCATACAGCTTACTGCTCTCACACAGGGTCTGGTAGTGGACGGGCAATGCTACAGTCTGCATGTGCATGAGCTGGTAGTAGGAGATGGTCGCCTGGTGTTGAAACAATAAACAGAAgttattttgcagttgttgacACAATTTTGTGCACGTGTGCTTGTTCCTGCTGATTCTGACCGAGCGGAGGGTCTGGTCGCTCTGTTTGATGACGTCCTGCAGCTGTCTCAGCACCGTGACCTTCGTGTGTTCCAGCTCCAGCTGCTGCGTGGTGGCATCCGCAATGCATGTCCGATAGGTGGCCTCTGCTTCGTCtgcctgcatgcacacacatttttatttttcaatgtacttctgctgtttatttctaaTAATCTCATCTAATAAACAGCGATGAAGTGGTCGATAAGAACCTTGTTGCgagcctcctcctccagccGTTTCTTTTTCTCCACAGACTTTGCTGTAgatcctcctccctcctcctcagctcGGCAAGTTGCTGTTTTGGCCTTGTCGTGCTCCTCGCAGCGGACTACGTAGGCTTGTTTGGCCTTCCGCAGGTTCACCTCACACTCCATCTAAAAGACAAATCATTTTTGGTCTGTTTGATTTCTTATTGTTACTTACAGATAAATAAGACAGTCTGCTCAGACTGCTATTGTACACATATAGAGAATTACCAGTTTTCTTTTGGCGCGAATCCATTGCTCCTTGATCTCCTTCCGTCGCTTTTCATGCTCCTGCTTGCGTTGCATCAGAGGCTGCATGGACAGTTAAACTGACATATCAACACAATGTGCAGACAAACACTCCAGTACCAGCAGATACACTAACAGAACAACTCTTGCAACACAAATCGTAAATATAACAAGTCAGTAAAGTTTACCTGAATGAAGGTCTGGCTGTGCAAGGTGGTGCTGGCCTGCTGCAGCCCCACGCTCTGCTCCTGGTCCTGCTCCAGAGCCAGAGAGTAGATGGAGAAGAGGGGCATGTGGGGCTGGAGGGAGGgaacacaatgaaaacagagaTATAGAAGGATTGATATtcaacagaaggagaaaatgtcaaattgaCAAGAAagagtggttaaaaaaaaaaaagaaatgaaagtatTACATGTGTGATGCTGTGTTTGCAGGACTGGTATAATCTCTGAAGACCTTTGGAGAACTCAGTCTCTGGTCAAATGAAGGAAAACAGTCGATTAACAACATAACTCATAGGACATATTTAAAGTTACAAATTCATTTAGTTATACATTTTCTATTCATGATTAATATCTTATATAATCCAAGTATAGCAAATACTAATTCCATGTCGCCAAAGCTCCAATCTACATTTAAATGgatagaaacatttatttttatttgatcacTTGATTTTAATCCATTCATCACATGGATCTCCACCTACCCAGTGAAATTCTCTTCTCCACATAGGTTATCAGGTCCTTCATATACTTGGAAATGGTTTTGGCATAGAGCAGAGCAGAGTCCACCCCTCCCTCACTGTGCTGAAGGATCACATCCACTTCCTCAACTCGGCctacacacaaacgcacaaaaCACGGGTCAATGGACAGAGACGTTCATGCATTACTAACAACCAAAGCAAACAagtttttatcattttgaaaaaaaaaaaaaaaggctggaTCACAATTTCCTCACGTAAATGGATAATaagaacataaacatataaaaatgtaatttcacactGACAAAGTGCAAAATCAGTCAGTGGAAGGACAGAGGTGCAGAAGTACAGCAATGGCAGCTGTCAGGGATTGAAAGGAGTCAAAAGCTTAGTGAGTGATTGGCAAAGTGACCGATTGCCTACCCACGTCCTGTAGGTCACTCCTGAACTGGCCGCCGTCTGCTCCGTGGCCTGTCGCAGCATACAAATTCTCCATAGACTACACAACACAAAGACAGTTTAGTACTGACAAACACAGATcaaggctcttttttttttttcctcaatttCACCTTGTCGTGGAAAACATTTATATAGTTAGTGAACTCTGTGCACAGTAACCCTGCTGTCTTTAAACTGGTTGGGTGCCTTGTGATGAACATTGACTCACCCTGCTCTTCTCAGTGGGCAGCAGGGAGAGCAGCGTACTGCTGTCCACCTCTCCCATCAGCAGTTCAGACACACTGATGAGAAACAGCACAAACCCCTTTATATCAGCAAAAATACACTGGACATATAAAACGGATCTGTCACGAGTCTTTCCGAAAATAATCTGTGGAAGAATGGGTCGAGCAGATTctagaaatgaaagaaagatgtCTGCTCTTGCAGGAAACCTTGTCAGGTAAACACATTAGAATGTGTTTCTAGCTGAGTTATCTTTGTCTACcacatttaatcttttttttttttttttttttttttttttaaatcttcacATTGTAGGTCAAATTATTTTTCTACAAACTCATCTCCTTATGCATTCTCTTCTTGTTGCCTTGTCTGCTAAAATACAggctaaacaaaaaaaagtgctaTCTCCATTTTGGTGTTTTTCCGTTCATGACAGAAAAGCAGCCTGACAGAGGAGTGAATGAGGAAACAGACATGTTGGGCAGATTTCAACTGTCTCTGCCATCTCACTTCCTTCTAAAGCTCTGACAGATGTCTAAAGCCTGAAATGGCACCAACAAATTGCTGATTCCATATACTTCCATTAAACATAACACTGGCAGATTTCTTTATTCAAAGTGTTATTGTAATTATCAAGACATTATTTTTaagtaatttaaatttttttttgagGGGGGGGGCAGTTTTGATGATTTTATAATTGCTACATTCAATGATTTGGTCTCAAATCTCACAATGAtctgaacagaaacaaatgttcCGATGGTTGTTTGTCTGTGGCCATCTGTTCATTTAGCAGGTTTTAGGTACTGAACATTTTCAAGTTTTGGTTTTGTGTCATAAGGTAGAAGATAAACCACTTCCTGTTTTCAGCTCAGCCTCAtgcaaaatgtgtcactgtcactgcacttctctctctcattcccAACAACAGACTGCTTAGCATATCAACGCACACTAACCTCATCCTCCTGACTGTAGCAGAAGTAATGTATCTTTGGGTACAGTTAAGGTTCCACTAGCTCCTAAATTACTGGAACATGAATAGCAGCTATACCAGATAACAGTAGTAATTTCACTGTATGGATATTATAGGATGACCAGgctgttatttaaaaataaaacacataataaaCACTTCTATACTTACTTGCTGCTAAAAGCAACTGCAATGGTTTCAATCGCCTTCTCAAAGTCCTTTTTATCTGCCTCATTACAGGCCTCATAGTGGAAACCTGAAAAATCAAATGTGCCAGTGTTTAGGTTTCAGTTGTGGTTAGGAAAACAATTCTGACCAAATAAATCTACACACCTGCACATCAGTCACTTGACCATAATACACTTAGATGGCACTTCATTAGGTACAGTAAGGTGAAactaatacaacagtcctgtaGTAAATCCTCCTCCACAGAGGTGAAAACTCCTTCAGAGAGCTGATGATTAaaggctgtagtttgtgctgctgttgaactacACTGTTTTACACACAGAGGCGTTTGTTATTCACCCAGCTTCATTaatataaactaaaataataatccACTGTTGTATTGGACTCGATTtatacctaataaactgcctaGTGAGTTGAATTTGGGAACCTACAATCACTGTAAACTCTGGACGATTCAAATTTATATTgtcaacatttagaaaataaatatttccctTTGACTTCTCgaactttttaaatttgtgttcaCAGTTGAAGGCCTCCCTCCTctgactgacctttgaccttagATATCAGCTTGCCAGCAGCAGTCAGGATCTCCACGGTGTTGAGCAGAGGGTAGGTGTTGATGACCTGACGCAGCACCCGCAAGACCTCCCCCAGACATTCATGGGCCACAGGCCGCTGACTCTCCTTTTTCCCTGGAAGAGTGGGAAGGGAGAGGAACGTATGGTCTGATAATGTGAAGCAAAGCTTAGTTAGAAGAGCAACACAGTAAGAGCTGaactgtatatttaaataagGACTACAGCACTGATTTTGGATGGTttaatcacagaaataaaactggCGTCTAAAATTTGAATTCGACTGgcaaaaaatacattaacagtTTGTATCCTCAGATATCAGAATGCCCTTGAACGCATCAATAACAGGCTGAGTCCATATCAGTAAAAGCATTTAGAACCTGGTGGACTGCAAATATAAAAGACAAAGATTTACTGTAGTAAATCTTGGGAAATACACTTTGTTGCTTTCGTGCcaataaagcagcaaaaagcagaGTTATTGCTCCTGTTCAAAAAATATTCCAGCTCCCACACCTCCCATACTTACACTGGGGTTTTCGTGTGGTCTAGACAACTAAGAGAGAATTTGATCAGTGCGCTGTAAAAGTGCTGCAGTTTGACTGTGTTACTTTTAGAGAGAGCCAGGCTGGCTCTTTCCCTGTTTCTAGTCTTTAAGCCAAAAGGCTATTGGTTCCTAATATATCTTAATATTTCGTGatgatcttctcatctaactctgcaagaaaaaaaaaaaaaaaaaaaatattgtaatatttcCCTAGAAGTCTAACTCAGTGTTTCTGCGGAAGAAGGCGGCGGAGATGGGCAGAGTGCCGAGAGTTAGGACAGTGATAATGTGATGACAAACAAATCAGAGTGACAGACTGGTCAGGTCAAGGCTCAGTGTCAGCTTCACAGCTttgatgtcactgatgacacATCTGCAGCCTACATCCTCATTTCTTCCTCACAGACGCAGCTTTTCTTAACTTATTTATCCAGTGTTGCAACATTATACTCGTCTGTAGTCTGTATGCCCCTTTTCTGATCGAGGCGACTCGCTCGTGGAGGAGGCCAGAGGTCACCTGGTCCTCGCTCCTCCCACAGTCtgtctggaaatgtgtgttagAGTGTCAGTTAATAGGAACAGAGTGACCTGAACACCATGTCAGAACACCATGTGGTCTTTTCTATTGTTCTGTAAGGTTAGAAAACTGATCCTGAGGCTGTGCTACATCTGCTTTCTGCGGCTGATCAAAACAAATCACTGACAATCTCGACTTTACAAAAACATCCTGATGTTAAAGAGGTACAGTGGGACCTAAAAGTCAGTGCGGGCTCTAGATGAAGGTGATCACTGGACGGAAggagggatgaggaggagacaggGCCCGTGCTTTGATTGTGCTGCTGATTAGGTAGAGGAGGCGCCATGTCACAGCAACACGCAGCCATCCCATCAGAGGAGGAAGTGTGGACGAGGCTGCTCTGTCAGAGGCTATCCATCATGGCTTCCTGTTTAGAAAGCTCTCAGTGGGTGGAGAACATGACAGAACAGAGCCAGATAATAGCGGgcaaaaagagacacaaacaaaaccgCCTGTTCATCTGAGCCACGGAAATTTTcactagaaaaaaaatgacatgatgtAAGGTCTTTTAAGGTCAGAGACTCATTTTGTTTAGCAGCTGGAATAGAGTCTAAAGTCGCAGCATTCACTCCATGAGGAAAGTGCAGGTGTTTTGCCATTTTAAGCCTTGCTGCATCGTGCAGAAGGGGAAGAGGAGTGTGTGTACGAGAGTGCAGTAAACAAGAAGCTGGCTTCCTGCTGGAGACAAGACTGTGGTTGACTCTGTGGGTGCAGCGGAAACGCTCATTTGGAGAGAGGAAGCTCAGTCACTTGTTAAGTTGCTTGTGCAGTGTTGcctttctcctcccctcccccaaAACACGTGTCTTGAACAGGACTGATGCAAGATTGACAGAAACCTCCTGTGGATAACTCACGACTTAGTTGCAGTCTTAGTCCTAATTGTTGAAGCGTACTGGAGTGTGTAACGTGAAGCGGAAGAGGGAGACCAAACAGCATTGTTCTGTTTGCAAACTGCCGTATTAAAAATTCACATGTACTTGACACAAAATGACGACATCCAACAGAAACAACGACGTACTGTCACCGGCCAGAAGTGGAAAATAATAACTGgcaacacatgcacagtgaGCAGACTGTGTTTGTTCTCCACAGCAGTGAAAACAAGCGTGAGGACCATTAGGGTGCCTGGTTCAAACCCTCAGTTAACCCGTAACACATGTCCTCGAACATGTTTCTGTGAGCTGCCATTTGTCCAAAAACATCACAAGACCAGTCGTGAACTCAGCATGACAAGTGAGACAAACTATCTGGGCCCTTTATAAATCATTAGCTGGCTGAAGGTTTCCTGTGGGTTGATTTGTGACTGGTGGAAGTTTGTAGACAaggttttaaaatatacaaatttacCTTCAGCCAGCACCACATCCTTCAGTTTCTCCACAGCCTCAGCAAAGCGTGCCACGTCCCTTAGCAGGGCTGGGATGTCCTCCACTTCAATGGCTGTGCTCTCTGGACCCTCAGACAGAGGGCTCGGGGTCAAGGCTCCTCTCCCCTGGCCTTTAGTGAACACCCACGAGTGGAGTGGTAGGCCTGAGGAGACAAAACACACTTTGAATCAGCAGTTCATTCAAAGGTATAAATGACATTGCTGCATATGGGGCCAAAACTATCACTTAGTCGactgattagaaaaaaaaaaaaaaaaaaagacaattgaACAAACATTCTATTACCAACTCCGACTACTCAGTGTGAAGTTTTTGAAACTGAATATCTGTGGATTTTACACTGTTGGTCCatgaacacaaaacattttaagttgCATAGGCaatttttcacctttttttccTACTTAACAGACTAACAATCCCTCAACATTATGGTAGAAGAAGCTTTCACAAAGCAGATGGCAAAACCTCAGGTAGGTACAActttttgttaacattttgtaCGCTGCTCGGCCTTTGCTTTATGTTTCAGAGTGTGTGGATGTAGAGGAACATCTATATCTAAACACATTCCCCTGACTCAACAGGACGATCACCAGGCATTGCTGTGCTTGAAACAGACCTGCAGCACTGGCATGTCTGCTCAGTGCAGTCGGCCTCTTCAGGGTGGCAACGGGAGACGGGCAGCCCAGCCCTTGTATCCCTCCCAGCTTATTGTGCTGGGTGCTGGGGTTGCCCGGGCAGGACATGGAGGGGTCCAGGAGTCCAGCTGGGGTTGGAGTGGGCATCAAagaggaagaagcagaagaGGGTGAAGATGAGAGAGTGATATCGCCAGCATCTTTCCGAGGCTGCTCCTGAAGGATGGACAGCTGACAAACgacagcaagagagaaaaggtcaaaatgatcacctgttttctgcttttctagCTCAAAGCTTTGAGGACACCAACGTGACTCATTTTTGCTCCTTTGGCTTTTAACACAGGTGGCGCTGTTGTTGATAAACATGCATATGAAAACTTTCACAAGATCCTGTTGCAACACCTCTTCCTTGAAGCTCTGACTGGGTGTGGCATTGAGCGGAGTGGATAGTAACAGAAATGGCCCTGTATGTTTTGAATAAGGACAGTGAGATTTCAGAGGCGCAAATGACCTTTTCATCTGcctataaaacacaaaacatcacgAGAAAGGGTTCGTTAGTCTGGTTAGTGCATCTTGCTTCCCACTTCTGGTCGACTGTAGTTGGTGCCTCGCAGTTTCTGGGCCTGACAAAGAAAGGGAGCGCTACTCACTGCTGCAAACACAAGAGCATCTCTACATAACAATTTGCACTCCACACATGACATGGTTTTCATATACCCAAACATACCTGTTTAAGCCATACGTTGTGCTTGTTGGGCAGTATGTCCAGTCTGTCTTTGCCTTTCAGCTTGGTGTTCTTAACTCTCTGACTGGTAGAGTAAGGGTTGTAGCTACTTTTGCCACCACGTTTCAGCATGCTCTTTCCCTTCTACAGCTTTGTCCCCATTCTAACTGAGCACAAGCTGCTTTTGAAACTCATTTTGCAAGATCTTccacgcgcgcgcgcacactACAGCCTGTCCCCGCTTTAGTGGTAAAAGCCCAGCACGATATAAGCTTCCGATGAGCCACATATGAGTCAAGTGTGCAATCAggtgaacacatgcacacaagtaTCTGCACACGTGTCCCTGTGAAACTTCATCCTAATGAATGTTTTCCAATAGTTTGACCCAACGCTAAACTTTCTCACTCTGATCACTCCACTCACAAAAAACCTCACTAGCGTTTACATCAGCTACTGATGGTCTTTCtacaagcgcacacacacacacaaacacacacagtcaccccAGGTCCAGGAGCTCTCCCTGCGGGCTGTCCTCTCCAGCTAGTGGCCAtctgacaccacacacacacacacacacacacacacccgcgCAGAGCTCAGCAGAGGTGCCAGGCTGAAACCAGAAGTGATGCATCTACTCACAGACGACGCGCTGCTTTGCGGCCCGGGGCTTCCTGCTCGGCTCTTCTTCGAGATGGATGGCGTCTTGATCAGTTCCCGTTTCTTCCTGGTGAACATCTTCAGGGTGCCTTTGCCGTCCATCCCGACTTCTTTGAGTTTAACGTACagcccccccacccaccccccgACTCGCCACTTGTGTGCTCTGCCGCTTGCGCTCAGCGGGAGCTCGGTGCCATCCGGGCCGACCTTCAGCCACGgtaactgtctgtctgtcttcctcctcctgctgtcgCACATCGAGCCGCGCAGGCTCACTGACGGAGAGACAGACAGCTTACAGCAAACTGCCTGTGCGCTCCCGGCATCCGCTCTGCGTGTACGCTGAGTTTCCtcaaggggaggaggagaaacaccGGGGTGAAATGCTACCGTTACGTTCTGGGGCGTGTGATCCTCTTCATGGAGCACCAAGAAACTTTGTTCTAgaacttagaaaaaaaaaccaaaaacaatctAACGTGGAAAACTGGAGAAGTAACTGCGCCCTGACgcaaacaaaccaaactgttGCCGTGTTCAAAATCACAGTGATCAGTTCATCCAGACACACGTGTGTTTCCACCATGTGACCTCCAGCTTTTGATGGTGGCATCCAGATTCCCTGTGCACCTGCTCCACACAAGAAATTAAATCACGAAGGTCCACCGGGTCGCAGCCACAACACATCAGTGCGTTATTGGGCCACAAAACTCTGTGCAGGCAtctagtgtttttttgtttttgtttgtttttttagtggAAGCGAATAAAAGCCTTAACAATGTGCTGCTTAAATCCCCGCAGTGCTAAATAAGTAATGCTTAGATTTGAATAACACTAAATTATTAGCACCGCAATATTGTACGGGATTTATGCGGTTTGAGGTCCATTAAACCGTCCAGTACTTAAATTTGAACAATATGCCTTCATTAGTGGTTAACTTTGACAAATATGTACAGTATCACAGAGTGGATAATATACTtgtcaataaaactgaaaatattatgGCCTTGATTTGCTCTGACCACTAGAGACAGTACTGAAGTATGGATTAACTACTTTCCATGTTAGTTTGTCATAACTTggatacacacatttatttagcaGTTTGCACCATCTCAGCATCACATCAAATGATATATTAACAATATTACAAAGTAGATTCTGAGACCTTGTAAAGATAATGTTTCACTGTTGGCTGAAaactgcttaaaaaaaacaaacaaacaaaaaaacaatcaaaaatgaCCAGAAAGTATTCGCTGCAAAGTGAAACTGAGTCCTTTGCTGTGTTATGCCTGGGCAGCTCAGGTAGAAACTGAAACTTTCTGTCATGTAAATTTACACATAATAACGCTATTATTGTTACACTTTGCTTTAAAACTTCACTGTCAATATCAGgtcaaacatttttacattctttaaaaaaaacggATTATTTGGgtcatatttatttacaggtaGGTGAAACtggcaaaaaagtaaaaacttaaaaacacttATTTATAGGCTGCTGCTAATTTGAACAATCATTTtgaaatccaaaaaaaaaaaaaaaatcttattaaaGAGGCAAATATTTTACAAGTGCCCTGGCAAATTCCCATGAAAAGAGTaatttattattagtattaattTAGTCTAACAAAACtatatcttgtttgtttcaCAGACAGGGGCAATAACATGGGGCAAACTGATTGGGTTTTATATAGAgttattgaaataaaaaaaacacctgtatAGAAATTAGGCACTTGTAATATTTATCTAAGAAAGGCTGTGGAAATTGTAAATACACAACAGTCTCCACTATTCCACACCTGAACAGGTCCTTGGCGTAGGCTGACCGACATCTTCTGAGAATAGCACTACATATAAAAAAGGAATTAATCCAAGAAACAAGAGTTTCTTAGGGGAGTGAAATTGTTTTACATGTCCTCATTAGGTCCCTCCAGCTTTAATTCTCAGTGGATTACAGCTAAAGTTCTGTTGCGGGGCCCCACTCAAAGTCATCAgtttcatcctcttcctcctcagagCTGTCACTGCCTTGGATCTGTGTGCGTCTGAACTGGACTGCTTGGTGATGATGTGCTAAGCTGTGGAAAAGGAGAAGACAGGTCAAAATTACTACAAAGTCTTAGATGGGCTACAATGTGAAACCTAAGACTGCAAAAGAAAACTTACACAATGTACTGAGGGGCCTTCTTTTCCTCTGCCTGTGGCTGTGCCTGTGGCTGTGCCTCTGCCTGTGCCTCACGGCCCTGTGCCTCACGGGCCTGTAAGAGGACAAGAATGATTTTGCATAAGGATCTCTCATAATATACACGAACCCATATTAGTGCAAGCACAAATGACACAACAAGACTACACTGGTGATTATttaagggaagagagagagaggcaggaaaCCTGCAATATCACAGGTCACACATGCACTATGGGTCAGCACCAAATTGGCTACACCACTCCCAAGTGATTCTGGATTTTATGTCCTTTTACAACAAATCGCATATCCTTCACAATACTGACCGTTTTCCAAACATGTTATTCCTATTGCTTTTCAGTCatctgataaataaaatgtagatCAAATTTGATTGTTGTGTGGAACAATGGGtgagaaaaactaaaaagaacaATGTGAATTTAACTGTTGTATAAAACAAATTGTGAAAACACAATGTCACACATTCCTAAAGtgcaagtttatttatttattatttatgtttttcctgttcAACAGTCCAAAAACCCAGTTTACTATCATATAAGACCAACAAATATTCACATCTGCGAAGCTaaaacctgtttatttttacttaaataatTAACTGATGGAAAAATTAACTAGgtaaaagtttctttttttgatTTACTCACAGTTGTGATCTAATTGTTAAGTACAGGTGGTACAGGTCCTTAGTTTAAGGAAAATGgcacaaatacagtaaaaacacaggAATGGTCCTTTATATGAGAGCAACATTTTCTTTACCTTCTGCAATTTTTCTTCAATAATGGAGAGGCTGGGATGCTGTGGGCTCTCAG includes the following:
- the arhgap45b gene encoding rho GTPase-activating protein 45 isoform X2 translates to MLKRGGKSSYNPYSTSQRVKNTKLKGKDRLDILPNKHNVWLKQLSILQEQPRKDAGDITLSSSPSSASSSLMPTPTPAGLLDPSMSCPGNPSTQHNKLGGIQGLGCPSPVATLKRPTALSRHASAAGLPLHSWVFTKGQGRGALTPSPLSEGPESTAIEVEDIPALLRDVARFAEAVEKLKDVVLAEGKKESQRPVAHECLGEVLRVLRQVINTYPLLNTVEILTAAGKLISKVKGFHYEACNEADKKDFEKAIETIAVAFSSNVSELLMGEVDSSTLLSLLPTEKSRSMENLYAATGHGADGGQFRSDLQDVGRVEEVDVILQHSEGGVDSALLYAKTISKYMKDLITYVEKRISLETEFSKGLQRLYQSCKHSITHPHMPLFSIYSLALEQDQEQSVGLQQASTTLHSQTFIQPLMQRKQEHEKRRKEIKEQWIRAKRKLMECEVNLRKAKQAYVVRCEEHDKAKTATCRAEEEGGGSTAKSVEKKKRLEEEARNKADEAEATYRTCIADATTQQLELEHTKVTVLRQLQDVIKQSDQTLRSATISYYQLMHMQTVALPVHYQTLCESSKLYDPGQQYAAHVRDLQLPEQPNVYYTFEAYSPSSSSSHHGHRPRNDSFNTEQLSHAENPATSVDITAGDNREAEAQRKRQGHKSWGSTVSDDSVAGDGESPTASSTDVSKIVRTSSTGTMSSNEDADEKDGNVASFETPNINGMDPDVVVSTRPFRNIGLSKAAQTHRLRKLRTPAKCRECDSYVYFQGAECEECFLACHKRCLETLAIQCGHKKLQGRLQLFGREFAQVASCASDGIPFIITKCISEIERRALKMKGIYRVNGVKTRVEKLCQAFENGKELVELSQCSPHDISNVLKLYLRQLPEPIMPFRLYNSLMGLAKESLQSEGDAPEGVEAESSSINPAVGRGPELVDLGPDTDPEVLVLVDKLKELLKELPKANLSTLRYIIRHLRRIAELEEDNKMSPSNLGIVFGPSLMRPRPTGATISLSSLVDYPHQARIVEALIVFYSSIFQSKTSQSNKACRTSFTSTQQGSISDDKMGSSADGEEDGGRQEQSKPDSDKLEEGCGSSLGSLGSSEQLPDTDSEQDESGQRTARPHSLMKQESEVSLDEDQVSYRDSLDLSSQSAIHTDPELDVDQGQSNSASEDPPALPDSGPPDDDTGVEQNLSATLAELNVNQSNNNNYYCSPSLSLSGLPLARLCGKKLSLSRNRDSEPDFV
- the arhgap45b gene encoding rho GTPase-activating protein 45 isoform X1, which gives rise to MDGKGTLKMFTRKKRELIKTPSISKKSRAGSPGPQSSASSLSILQEQPRKDAGDITLSSSPSSASSSLMPTPTPAGLLDPSMSCPGNPSTQHNKLGGIQGLGCPSPVATLKRPTALSRHASAAGLPLHSWVFTKGQGRGALTPSPLSEGPESTAIEVEDIPALLRDVARFAEAVEKLKDVVLAEGKKESQRPVAHECLGEVLRVLRQVINTYPLLNTVEILTAAGKLISKVKGFHYEACNEADKKDFEKAIETIAVAFSSNVSELLMGEVDSSTLLSLLPTEKSRSMENLYAATGHGADGGQFRSDLQDVGRVEEVDVILQHSEGGVDSALLYAKTISKYMKDLITYVEKRISLETEFSKGLQRLYQSCKHSITHPHMPLFSIYSLALEQDQEQSVGLQQASTTLHSQTFIQPLMQRKQEHEKRRKEIKEQWIRAKRKLMECEVNLRKAKQAYVVRCEEHDKAKTATCRAEEEGGGSTAKSVEKKKRLEEEARNKADEAEATYRTCIADATTQQLELEHTKVTVLRQLQDVIKQSDQTLRSATISYYQLMHMQTVALPVHYQTLCESSKLYDPGQQYAAHVRDLQLPEQPNVYYTFEAYSPSSSSSHHGHRPRNDSFNTEQLSHAENPATSVDITAGDNREAEAQRKRQGHKSWGSTVSDDSVAGDGESPTASSTDVSKIVRTSSTGTMSSNEDADEKDGNVASFETPNINGMDPDVVVSTRPFRNIGLSKAAQTHRLRKLRTPAKCRECDSYVYFQGAECEECFLACHKRCLETLAIQCGHKKLQGRLQLFGREFAQVASCASDGIPFIITKCISEIERRALKMKGIYRVNGVKTRVEKLCQAFENGKELVELSQCSPHDISNVLKLYLRQLPEPIMPFRLYNSLMGLAKESLQSEGDAPEGVEAESSSINPAVGRGPELVDLGPDTDPEVLVLVDKLKELLKELPKANLSTLRYIIRHLRRIAELEEDNKMSPSNLGIVFGPSLMRPRPTGATISLSSLVDYPHQARIVEALIVFYSSIFQSKTSQSNKACRTSFTSTQQGSISDDKMGSSADGEEDGGRQEQSKPDSDKLEEGCGSSLGSLGSSEQLPDTDSEQDESGQRTARPHSLMKQESEVSLDEDQVSYRDSLDLSSQSAIHTDPELDVDQGQSNSASEDPPALPDSGPPDDDTGVEQNLSATLAELNVNQSNNNNYYCSPSLSLSGLPLARLCGKKLSLSRNRDSEPDFV